Proteins encoded in a region of the Solanum dulcamara chromosome 9, daSolDulc1.2, whole genome shotgun sequence genome:
- the LOC129903002 gene encoding uncharacterized oxidoreductase At4g09670-like, with protein sequence MMAESSPVRFGILGCANIARKVSRAIALAPNATISAVGSRAIEKATAFAKENGYPSSTKIYGSYEAVLDDPEVDAVYVPLPTSLHVKWAVLAAQKKKHVLLEKPVALNVKELDAILEECESNGVQYMDATMWMHHPRTPKMKQFLSDSQRFGQLKSVHSTFAYLGDTQFLKNDIRVKSNLDALGALGDAGWYSIRAILWTTDYELPKTVTALRDPEFNEAGVILSCGASLSWKDGRVATFYCSFLTNLVMDIVASGSKGNLRVHDFVIPFQENVAPFYTVEGSWFGELATSIHPAPSEQQVTTDLPQEALMVKEFSNLVGSIKGKGSKPENKWPTISRKTQLVVDAVKASIEKDFEPVEVIY encoded by the exons ATGATGGCAGAGTCGTCGCCGGTACGTTTTGGCATATTAGGTTGCGCTAACATAGCTCGTAAAGTATCACGCGCCATCGCCCTTGCTCCAAACGCCACTATCTCCGCCGTCGGCAGCCGTGCAATCGAAAAAGCGACGGCGTTTGCTAAGGAAAACGGGTATCCGTCATCCACGAAAATCTACGGCAGTTATGAGGCGGTTCTGGATGATCCGGAAGTGGATGCCGTTTACGTTCCCCTTCCGACGAGCCTGCATGTGAAGTGGGCCGTATTGGCGGCCCAGAAGAAAAAGCATGTTTTGCTAGAAAAGCCCGTTGCGTTAAACGTGAAGGAGCTGGATGCGATACTGGAGGAGTGTGAATCGAATGGGGTGCAGTacatggatgctactatgtggATGCATCATCCGCGTACTCCTAAGATGAAACAATTCCTCTCCGATTCTCAACGTTTTGGACAACTCAAATCG GTACATAGCACGTTTGCTTATCTTGGTGACACACAGTTTCTTAAGAATGACATTCGTGTAAAGTCCAATCTTGATGCCCTTGGTGCTCTAGGTGATGCTGGTTGGTACAGTATTCGTGCAATCTTGTGGACTACTGATTATGAATTGCCTAAAACAGTGACAGCTCTGCGTGATCCAGAATTTAATGAAGCTGGAGTTATCCTATCTTGTGGCGCTTCTTTGAGTTGGAAAGATGGAAGGGTAGCAACTTTTTATTGTTCGTTTTTAACCAATTTGGTCATGGATATCGTTGCTAGTGGATCCAAAGGAAACTTGCGGGTCCATGACTTTGTAATTCCATTTCAAGAAAATGTTGCTCCATTTTACACGGTGGAAGGTTCGTGGTTTGGTGAACTTGCTACATCGATTCATCCTGCACCAAGTGAGCAACAAGTCACCACAGATCTTCCTCAAGAGGCTCTGATGGTAAAGGAGTTTTCAAACCTGGTTGGAAGTATCAAAGGGAAAGGTTCTAAACCTGAGAACAAGTGGCCAACAATTAGTAGAAAAACACAACTTGTGGTGGATGCTGTCAAGGCATCCATTGAGAAAGATTTCGAGCCCGTTGAGGTCATCTATTAG
- the LOC129903003 gene encoding 16.9 kDa class I heat shock protein 1-like, translating to MASSSIGPWMGGGGGRRTDMGFRIPFSSDIWEDPLGLVFSGGGLGLRRGGDDDISALAHATVDWRETDKAHVFRVDIPGVKKEDLKVQIEDDNILEISGERVKEEEKGDDKWHRVERSRGSFRRRFRLPENVDVEGISCGLENGVLTVDVPKKETQEVPKNVKSIDIA from the exons atggCATCATCATCAATAGGACCATGGATGGGTGGCGGTGGTGGACGGCGTACAGATATGGGGTTTCGAATCCCATTTTCTTCTGATATATGGGAGGATCCATTGGGCCTGGTCTTTAGTGGTGGTGGATTGGGCTTGAGGCGTGGTGGTGATGATGATATTTCTGCCTTGGCCCATGCTACTGTGGACTGGCGTGAAACTGATAAAGCCCATGTTTTTCGTGTTGATATTCCTG GGGTGAAGAAGGAAGATCTGAAGGTTCAGATTGAAGATGACAACATACTGGAGATAAGTGGAGAAAGagttaaagaagaagaaaaaggcgATGACAAGTGGCACCGTGTGGAGCGTAGCCGTGGCAGCTTCCGTAGAAGATTCCGGCTGCCAGAAAATGTCGACGTGGAAGGCATAAGTTGCGGGCTTGAAAATGGAGTTTTAACTGTGGATGTACCCAAGAAAGAAACTCAAGAGGTTCCAAAAAATGTCAAGTCTATAGATATTGCTTGA